From Microcystis aeruginosa NIES-2549, a single genomic window includes:
- a CDS encoding IS5-like element ISMae6 family transposase: MYRKSELPSTPPENFELPFEGKLSQDNRWVIMANLIPWSEFEAEYASLFSEEMGTPAKTFRTALGALIIKEKLGTSDRETVEQIKENPYLQYFLGFSSYSNEPRFEASMLVHFRERITLELINKVNRFMVKNSREIKEEENTEKKLESETQSQPENRGKLILDASCAPADISYPTDLNLLNQGRKQTEKIIDILYETLKGKLVQKPRTYRLLARKSYLEVAKKRKPTVKQRRKALKRQLQYLKRNLDHIEQLLAEGASLQSLKKRDYKLLLVVTEVYRQQLWMYQNNKQSIEDRIVSLTQPHIRPIVRGKAGKPVEFGAKFSASCIDGYIFLDRISWDNFNESGDLKAQIEAYYDYTGYYPESVHVDKIYRTRENRAWCKERGIRISGPPLGRPAKNVSKEQKKQATDDERIRNCIEGKFGQGKRRFSLGKVMAKLPHTSFSAIAITFLVMNLSNLLRQVFWAFLCLKWKNSTFSRSMIRISYNLKINQQLKLMLVAK, encoded by the coding sequence ATGTACCGTAAAAGCGAGTTACCCTCAACCCCACCAGAAAACTTCGAGCTGCCCTTTGAGGGGAAATTATCCCAAGACAATCGTTGGGTAATTATGGCCAACCTCATTCCCTGGTCAGAATTTGAAGCGGAATACGCATCACTTTTTTCAGAAGAAATGGGCACACCCGCCAAAACATTCAGGACAGCACTCGGAGCATTAATTATTAAAGAAAAATTAGGAACAAGCGATAGAGAAACGGTAGAACAAATCAAAGAAAATCCTTATTTACAATACTTCTTGGGGTTTTCATCCTACAGCAATGAACCCCGGTTTGAAGCGTCAATGTTGGTTCACTTTCGAGAAAGAATCACTCTGGAACTAATTAATAAAGTGAATCGCTTTATGGTCAAAAATTCGAGAGAAATAAAAGAAGAAGAAAATACCGAAAAAAAGTTAGAGAGCGAAACCCAAAGTCAACCAGAAAATCGAGGTAAATTAATTTTAGATGCCAGTTGTGCGCCCGCAGATATTAGTTATCCTACGGATTTAAACCTGTTAAATCAAGGAAGAAAACAAACCGAAAAAATTATTGATATTCTCTATGAAACTTTAAAAGGAAAACTTGTTCAAAAACCGAGAACCTATCGTCTTCTAGCCAGAAAAAGTTATTTAGAAGTAGCGAAAAAAAGAAAACCTACCGTCAAACAAAGACGAAAAGCTCTGAAAAGACAACTGCAATATCTGAAAAGAAATCTCGACCATATTGAACAACTTTTAGCAGAAGGAGCCTCTCTACAAAGCTTGAAAAAAAGAGACTATAAGCTGTTATTAGTAGTCACAGAAGTTTATCGCCAACAACTCTGGATGTACCAAAATAACAAACAGAGTATTGAAGACAGAATTGTCAGCTTAACTCAACCCCACATCCGTCCGATAGTCAGAGGAAAAGCTGGAAAACCCGTAGAATTTGGGGCTAAATTCTCAGCAAGCTGTATAGATGGTTACATATTTTTAGACCGAATTAGTTGGGATAACTTTAATGAATCAGGAGATTTAAAAGCACAAATAGAAGCTTATTATGACTATACAGGATACTATCCAGAATCAGTTCATGTGGACAAAATTTATCGAACCAGAGAAAACCGAGCTTGGTGTAAAGAAAGGGGAATCAGAATCAGTGGTCCCCCATTAGGAAGACCAGCCAAAAATGTTAGTAAAGAACAAAAGAAACAAGCTACCGATGATGAGAGGATTCGGAATTGTATAGAGGGCAAATTTGGACAGGGGAAAAGAAGATTTAGCTTAGGTAAAGTGATGGCTAAACTTCCTCATACTTCCTTTTCAGCGATTGCTATTACTTTTTTAGTCATGAATCTTTCTAACCTGTTGAGGCAGGTTTTTTGGGCTTTTTTATGTCTGAAATGGAAAAACAGCACTTTTTCTCGGTCAATGATTAGGATAAGTTATAACTTAAAAATTAATCAACAACTAAAGCTTATGCTTGTAGCTAAGTGA
- a CDS encoding YifB family Mg chelatase-like AAA ATPase: protein MLARVWSAAIIGIDAIKIGVEVDVSGGLPGIAVVGLPDTAVQESKERVKASLKNAGFAFPIRKIVINLSPADIRKEGPIYDLPISIGILGASEQVEAGLLGDFLFLGELSLDGSLRPVAGVLPIAAAAEKMGIKGLVVPADNAKEAAVVKGVQVYGFRHLSEVVNFLNEPDRHSPMTFNAAEEFGRSQVNLPDLKDVKGQAIGRRALEIAAAGGHNLIFVGPPGSGKTMLARRLPGILPQLTFAESLEVSQIHSVAGLLKDRGSLVRERPFRSPHHSASGAALVGGGTYPRPGEISLSHRGILFLDELTEFKRSVLEYLRQPLEDGYVSISRTRLSVAFPARFTLVASTNPCPCGYYGDSVQPCSCSPRQREQYWAKLSGPLLDRIDLQVTVNRLKPEEMTQESRGEASEQVRQRVERARQKASDRFQNTEICSNAEMNSEHLRRFCALDHSSRHILEGAIRKLGLSARAMDRILKVARTIADLGDSEMLKSSHVAEAIQYRTLDRLS from the coding sequence TACCCGATACCGCCGTGCAGGAGTCGAAAGAAAGGGTAAAAGCTTCCCTAAAAAATGCCGGATTTGCCTTTCCCATCCGCAAAATTGTCATCAATTTAAGTCCCGCCGATATCCGCAAAGAGGGGCCAATTTATGATTTACCGATTAGTATCGGCATTTTAGGAGCCTCCGAACAGGTAGAAGCCGGTTTATTGGGGGATTTTCTCTTTTTAGGCGAATTATCCCTTGATGGTAGTTTGCGTCCCGTGGCGGGGGTTTTACCCATTGCTGCCGCCGCCGAAAAAATGGGGATCAAGGGTTTAGTGGTTCCCGCCGATAATGCCAAAGAAGCGGCCGTGGTCAAAGGCGTACAAGTGTATGGGTTTCGTCATCTATCGGAAGTGGTAAATTTCTTAAATGAACCCGATCGCCATTCACCGATGACTTTTAACGCTGCCGAGGAATTTGGGCGATCGCAGGTAAATCTCCCCGATCTCAAGGATGTCAAAGGTCAAGCCATTGGCCGGCGGGCCCTGGAAATTGCCGCAGCTGGAGGTCATAACCTAATTTTTGTCGGGCCCCCTGGGAGCGGTAAAACCATGTTAGCGCGACGTTTACCCGGAATTCTGCCCCAGCTTACCTTTGCTGAATCCCTAGAAGTCTCCCAGATTCATTCCGTCGCCGGATTATTGAAAGATCGAGGTTCCCTGGTGCGCGAGCGTCCTTTTCGCAGTCCCCATCACTCCGCTTCCGGGGCAGCGCTGGTGGGAGGTGGCACTTATCCCCGACCGGGGGAAATCTCCCTTTCCCACCGTGGTATTTTATTTTTGGACGAATTAACGGAATTTAAGCGCAGTGTCTTGGAATATCTCCGACAACCCCTAGAGGATGGTTATGTGAGCATTTCTCGCACTCGTCTTTCCGTCGCTTTTCCGGCCCGTTTTACCTTGGTGGCGAGTACCAATCCCTGTCCCTGTGGTTATTACGGCGATTCAGTGCAACCCTGCAGCTGTTCACCGCGACAACGGGAACAATATTGGGCGAAATTATCGGGTCCGCTTTTAGACCGTATTGACCTACAAGTGACGGTAAATCGCCTGAAACCAGAAGAAATGACCCAAGAGAGTCGGGGAGAAGCTTCTGAGCAAGTGCGGCAACGGGTGGAAAGGGCCAGACAAAAGGCCAGCGATCGCTTTCAAAATACCGAGATTTGCTCTAATGCGGAGATGAATTCCGAGCATTTGCGGCGTTTTTGCGCTCTTGATCATAGCAGTCGCCATATTTTAGAAGGGGCAATCCGAAAATTGGGTTTATCGGCCCGAGCAATGGATCGCATTCTCAAAGTTGCCCGCACCATTGCCGATTTAGGAGATAGTGAAATGCTGAAAAGTTCCCACGTTGCCGAAGCAATTCAGTATCGCACTCTCGATCGTTTAAGTTAG
- a CDS encoding ABC transporter permease translates to MKLAQAQTILTDTLTVFWGEWLDLRARVLQIAATGLVSPLIYIIGFGLGLGSALDRSMKPSIGDSYLEFILPGMVALSSMAISFGGTTFSICGDRLFSKTFEELLLLPVHPLSLFLGKVFAGILRGVMTSASVILVAILFTGKFVSFLNPLFLLVLILNCAVFAGLGAIVGLRVKSLESVGLYNNFLIVPMSFLGATFFDPQTLPWPLKIIVYSLPLTYASLGLRAAAYDINQFPWFAIPILLIVAILLSIVGAYQFSHQRD, encoded by the coding sequence GTGAAACTAGCTCAAGCTCAGACGATATTAACAGACACTTTAACCGTATTTTGGGGAGAATGGCTAGATTTACGCGCGAGAGTCCTTCAGATCGCCGCCACAGGTTTAGTTTCTCCCCTAATCTATATTATCGGTTTCGGGTTGGGGTTGGGAAGCGCCCTCGATCGCTCGATGAAACCCTCGATCGGCGATTCTTATCTAGAATTTATTTTACCCGGAATGGTGGCCCTGTCCTCAATGGCGATCAGTTTCGGGGGAACCACCTTTTCGATATGTGGCGATCGCTTATTTAGTAAAACCTTCGAGGAATTATTATTACTTCCCGTCCATCCCCTCTCATTATTTTTAGGCAAAGTTTTCGCGGGAATTTTGCGCGGTGTAATGACTTCTGCATCAGTGATTCTCGTTGCTATCTTATTTACAGGAAAATTTGTCAGTTTTCTCAATCCCCTCTTTTTATTAGTTTTAATCTTAAATTGTGCCGTCTTTGCCGGTTTAGGGGCAATTGTCGGATTGCGAGTTAAATCCCTCGAAAGTGTCGGTCTGTATAATAACTTTTTAATCGTGCCGATGTCTTTTTTAGGAGCAACTTTTTTCGATCCCCAAACCTTACCCTGGCCATTAAAAATTATTGTTTATTCTTTACCCCTCACCTATGCTAGTCTGGGATTAAGAGCCGCAGCCTACGATATTAATCAATTTCCTTGGTTCGCTATCCCCATTTTATTAATCGTCGCTATTCTTCTCTCAATCGTCGGCGCTTATCAATTCTCCCATCAACGGGATTGA
- a CDS encoding pseudouridine synthase, with product MNKYILFYKPYDVLCQFTDENGRSTLKDYIPIPNIYSVGRLDRDSEGLLLLTDNGQLQHRLGHRQFAHPRTYWVQVERIPDLNALEKLRQGLPIQDYRTRPAIVNLLDFEPDLPPREPPIRYRKSVPTAWLEITLTEGRNRQVRRMTAAVGYPTLRLIRTAITIDKNNKLCLTGLQPGQWREVTEKERKALEKL from the coding sequence TTGAATAAATATATCCTTTTTTATAAACCCTACGATGTATTATGTCAGTTTACTGATGAAAATGGTCGCTCGACTTTAAAAGATTATATTCCCATCCCAAATATCTATTCTGTCGGTCGTTTAGATAGGGACAGCGAGGGATTATTATTACTCACAGATAACGGTCAATTACAGCATCGTTTAGGTCATCGTCAATTTGCTCATCCGCGCACCTATTGGGTACAAGTCGAAAGAATTCCAGACCTAAACGCTTTAGAAAAATTGCGTCAAGGTCTTCCTATTCAGGATTATCGCACTCGACCAGCAATAGTTAATTTACTAGATTTTGAACCAGATTTACCCCCCAGAGAGCCACCGATTCGTTATCGAAAATCTGTTCCCACCGCTTGGTTAGAAATTACCTTAACTGAGGGAAGAAATCGTCAGGTAAGAAGGATGACGGCTGCCGTTGGTTATCCCACTTTAAGATTAATTAGAACAGCCATTACTATTGACAAAAACAATAAATTATGCTTAACAGGATTACAACCCGGTCAATGGCGAGAAGTGACTGAAAAAGAGAGAAAAGCCTTAGAAAAATTGTAG